From Nocardioides sp. HDW12B, the proteins below share one genomic window:
- a CDS encoding ABC transporter permease produces the protein MADVKAMAQKPLKSLDTLGGQLKFYITAIAWAPRAIKRYKKEILRLLAEVTLGSGSLAVIGGTVGVITMMAFFTGTEVGLQGYAALNQIGTSAFTGFVSAYFNTREIAPLVSGIALAATVGCGFTAQLGAMRISEEVDALEVMAIPSLPFLVTTRIIAGLIAIVPLYVVGLMSSYFATRLTVTQFFGQSAGTYDHYFELFLPPGDVLWSFGKVLVFAVVVILIHCYHGYTASGGPAGVGVAVGRAVRTSIVAINVIDLLLSMAIWGTTTTVRLAG, from the coding sequence ATGGCAGACGTGAAGGCGATGGCCCAGAAGCCGTTGAAGAGCCTGGACACCCTCGGTGGCCAGCTGAAGTTCTACATCACCGCGATCGCGTGGGCACCGCGCGCGATCAAGCGCTACAAGAAGGAGATCCTGCGTCTCCTGGCCGAGGTCACCCTCGGCTCGGGCTCGCTCGCGGTCATCGGCGGCACGGTCGGCGTCATCACGATGATGGCGTTCTTCACCGGCACCGAGGTCGGCCTGCAGGGCTACGCGGCGCTGAACCAGATCGGCACGTCGGCCTTCACCGGCTTCGTGTCGGCCTACTTCAACACCCGCGAGATCGCGCCGCTGGTCTCCGGCATCGCCCTCGCGGCGACGGTGGGTTGCGGCTTCACCGCGCAGCTCGGCGCCATGCGCATCTCCGAGGAGGTCGACGCCCTCGAGGTGATGGCGATCCCCTCGCTGCCGTTCCTGGTCACGACCCGCATCATCGCGGGACTCATCGCCATTGTGCCGCTCTACGTCGTCGGCCTGATGTCGTCGTACTTCGCGACGCGGCTGACCGTCACCCAGTTCTTCGGCCAGAGCGCCGGCACCTACGACCACTACTTCGAGCTCTTCCTTCCACCGGGCGACGTCCTGTGGTCCTTCGGCAAGGTGCTCGTCTTCGCCGTGGTCGTCATCCTCATCCACTGCTACCACGGCTACACCGCCTCCGGCGGCCCCGCGGGCGTGGGCGTCGCGGTGGGTCGCGCCGTGCGTACGTCGATCGTCGCGATCAACGTCATCGACCTGCTGCTGTCCATGGCCATCTGGGGAACGACCACGACCGTCCGGCTGGCGGGGTAA
- a CDS encoding ABC transporter permease, protein MASLTSARVLRPIGTAGGLFAFGLDVGKGLFKRPFQLREFLQQAWFIASVTIIPTALVAIPFGAVIALQVGGLIKQFGAQSFTGSASVLAVVREAGPIATSLLIAGAGGSAIAADLGARKIREELDAMMVLGIDPIQRLVVPRVLACMLVAVFLNGLVSVVGVLGGYVFNVLLQDGTPGSYLASFTALAQLPDLWQGMAKALIFGLIAAIVAAYKGMNAAGGPKGVGDAVNESVVITFILLFVVNFVMSAIYFQLVPPKTG, encoded by the coding sequence ATGGCCTCACTCACCTCGGCGCGCGTCCTGCGCCCGATCGGCACCGCGGGCGGACTCTTCGCCTTCGGCCTCGACGTCGGCAAGGGGCTCTTCAAGCGCCCCTTCCAGCTGCGGGAGTTCCTGCAGCAGGCGTGGTTCATCGCCTCGGTCACGATCATCCCGACGGCCCTGGTCGCCATCCCCTTCGGCGCCGTCATCGCGCTGCAGGTCGGCGGCCTGATCAAGCAGTTCGGCGCCCAGTCCTTCACCGGGTCGGCGTCGGTGCTCGCGGTGGTCAGGGAGGCGGGACCGATCGCGACCTCGCTGCTGATCGCCGGTGCCGGCGGGTCCGCGATCGCGGCGGACCTCGGCGCGCGGAAGATCCGCGAGGAGCTCGACGCCATGATGGTGCTGGGCATCGATCCCATCCAGCGCCTCGTCGTCCCCCGCGTGCTGGCCTGCATGCTGGTGGCCGTCTTCCTCAACGGTCTCGTCAGCGTCGTCGGCGTGCTCGGCGGCTACGTCTTCAACGTGCTGCTCCAGGACGGGACACCAGGGTCCTACCTAGCGAGCTTCACCGCGCTCGCCCAGCTCCCAGATCTCTGGCAAGGCATGGCGAAAGCGCTGATCTTCGGCCTGATCGCCGCCATCGTCGCCGCCTACAAGGGCATGAACGCCGCCGGTGGTCCCAAGGGGGTGGGTGACGCCGTGAACGAGTCGGTCGTCATCACCTTCATCCTGCTGTTCGTCGTCAACTTCGTGATGAGCGCGATCTACTTCCAGCTCGTCCCACCGAAGACGGGTTAG
- a CDS encoding ABC transporter ATP-binding protein, with translation MGVEIQVEHLTKSFGKDLIWGDVTLTIPAGEICVMLGPSGTGKSVFLKTLIGLLKPDNGKIMIEGLDIASCSEKDLYEVRKLFGVLFQDGAMFGSMNLFDNVAFPLREHTKKSESEINNIVMEKMDLVGLVGAEMKLPGEISGGMRKRAGLARALVLEPEIVLFDEPDSGLDPVRTAFLNQLIVDLNAQIDATFLIVTHDINTARTVPDNIGLLYHKHLAMFGPREMLLSSEEPVVRQFLNAQRVGPIGMSEEKDADELEAEKDQELPPLPPIPLQIEPTNGKPRRSQREPGAWCKENGVTPPPGSFEDQNAGAI, from the coding sequence GTGGGCGTCGAGATTCAGGTCGAGCACCTCACCAAGTCGTTCGGCAAGGACCTGATCTGGGGCGACGTGACCCTGACGATCCCCGCCGGCGAGATCTGCGTGATGCTCGGCCCGTCCGGCACCGGCAAGTCGGTCTTCCTCAAGACCCTCATCGGGCTGCTAAAGCCCGACAACGGCAAGATCATGATCGAGGGCCTCGACATCGCGAGCTGCTCGGAGAAGGACCTCTACGAGGTCCGCAAGCTCTTCGGCGTGCTGTTCCAGGACGGTGCGATGTTCGGCTCCATGAACCTCTTCGACAACGTCGCCTTCCCGTTGCGCGAGCACACGAAGAAGAGCGAGTCGGAGATCAACAACATCGTCATGGAGAAGATGGACCTCGTCGGTCTGGTCGGTGCGGAGATGAAGCTCCCCGGCGAGATCTCCGGCGGTATGCGCAAGCGCGCCGGGCTGGCGCGGGCCCTCGTGCTCGAGCCCGAGATCGTGCTCTTCGACGAGCCGGACTCCGGTCTCGACCCGGTCCGCACCGCGTTCCTCAACCAGCTCATCGTCGACCTGAACGCCCAGATCGACGCGACGTTCCTCATCGTCACCCACGACATCAACACCGCCCGCACGGTGCCCGACAACATCGGCCTGCTCTACCACAAGCACCTGGCGATGTTCGGCCCGCGCGAGATGCTCCTGTCCTCCGAGGAGCCGGTGGTGCGGCAGTTCCTCAACGCCCAGCGGGTCGGCCCCATCGGCATGTCCGAGGAGAAGGACGCCGACGAGCTCGAGGCGGAGAAGGACCAGGAGCTCCCGCCGCTGCCGCCGATCCCGCTCCAGATCGAGCCGACCAACGGCAAGCCGCGGCGCAGCCAGCGTGAGCCCGGCGCCTGGTGCAAGGAGAACGGCGTCACGCCGCCTCCAGGTTCCTTCGAGGACCAGAACGCCGGGGCGATCTGA
- the rplL gene encoding 50S ribosomal protein L7/L12, producing MAKLSTDELLDAFKEMTLLELSEFVKQFEDTFGVTAAAPAAVAAAPAGGGAGAEEVAEQDEFDVVLEGAGEKKINVIKEVRALTSLGLKEAKELVEAAPKAVLEKVSKEAADKAKEQLEAAGASVSVK from the coding sequence ATGGCGAAGCTCAGCACCGACGAGCTGCTCGACGCTTTCAAGGAGATGACCCTCCTGGAGCTCAGCGAGTTCGTGAAGCAGTTCGAGGACACCTTCGGCGTGACCGCGGCCGCCCCGGCTGCCGTCGCGGCCGCCCCGGCCGGCGGCGGCGCCGGTGCCGAGGAGGTCGCCGAGCAGGACGAGTTCGACGTCGTCCTCGAGGGCGCCGGCGAGAAGAAGATCAACGTCATCAAGGAGGTCCGTGCGCTCACCAGCCTCGGCCTCAAGGAGGCCAAGGAGCTGGTCGAGGCCGCTCCGAAGGCCGTCCTGGAGAAGGTCTCCAAGGAGGCCGCGGACAAGGCCAAGGAGCAGCTCGAGGCTGCCGGCGCGTCCGTCTCCGTCAAGTGA
- the rplJ gene encoding 50S ribosomal protein L10, whose translation MARPDKAAAVAELVDSFQESTGAVLTEYRGLTVKQLQDLRSSLGENAHYAVVKNTLTQIAAKEAGVAGFDDLLTGPTAIAFINGDVVEAAKGLRDFAKANPALVIKGGYLDGRTVDVSEISKIADLESREVLLAKLAGGMLASLSQAAALFQAPLAQTARVAAALQQKAEQDPSILQGGAGEPAAVAEEPVAEESTSTETPADDEAAASTEA comes from the coding sequence ATGGCGCGGCCAGACAAGGCAGCAGCCGTCGCGGAGCTCGTGGATTCGTTCCAGGAGTCGACCGGCGCTGTGCTGACCGAGTACCGCGGGCTGACCGTCAAGCAGCTGCAGGACCTGCGCAGCTCGCTCGGCGAGAACGCCCATTACGCCGTGGTGAAGAACACGCTCACCCAGATCGCCGCCAAGGAGGCCGGGGTCGCCGGGTTCGACGACCTGCTCACCGGCCCGACCGCCATCGCCTTCATCAACGGCGACGTGGTCGAGGCGGCCAAGGGCCTGCGTGACTTCGCCAAGGCCAACCCCGCCCTCGTCATCAAGGGTGGGTATCTCGACGGCAGGACCGTCGACGTCTCCGAGATCAGCAAGATCGCTGACCTCGAGTCGCGTGAAGTCCTCCTGGCCAAGCTCGCGGGCGGCATGCTCGCCTCGCTCAGCCAGGCTGCCGCCCTGTTCCAGGCCCCCCTGGCGCAGACCGCCCGTGTCGCGGCGGCCCTGCAGCAGAAGGCCGAGCAGGACCCCTCGATCCTCCAGGGTGGTGCCGGCGAGCCGGCGGCCGTCGCGGAGGAGCCCGTCGCGGAGGAGTCCACCTCCACCGAGACGCCCGCCGACGACGAGGCAGCCGCCTCGACCGAGGCCTGA
- a CDS encoding DnaB-like helicase C-terminal domain-containing protein has protein sequence MDESPADLQLQSLSDTIDQADRRVRAGADAPERVWPTGFDVLDANLHGGFRSGDLVLLGGPQGMGKTTWALQVARNVARQGRPVVYFCYEHDQAAMLVRLVALEAGLIGGIEAPSVSQVRSIFETSDGLGLSLDERLEETTGGGEALEVVREYADRLRIHRSSGGRTTLDVIKRTVADVADQHGAAPLVVLDYLQKVPVADAPTEDERITQVVEEIKDLTLDLDLPALCVVASDKEGIGAGKRMRVGNIRGSSALAYEADTVLMLNNKFDVVARHHLVYDSGNVERFRHWAVLTVEKNRSGLTGVDMEFAKRFEQSRFETHGQLVREKLVDERVFIE, from the coding sequence GTGGACGAGTCACCGGCGGACCTTCAGCTCCAGTCGCTCAGCGACACCATCGACCAGGCCGACCGTCGCGTCCGCGCCGGCGCCGACGCCCCCGAACGGGTCTGGCCCACCGGTTTCGACGTGCTCGACGCCAACCTGCACGGCGGCTTCCGCAGCGGCGACCTCGTCCTGCTCGGCGGGCCCCAGGGCATGGGCAAGACGACCTGGGCCCTCCAGGTGGCCCGCAACGTGGCCCGCCAGGGTCGCCCGGTCGTCTACTTCTGCTACGAGCACGACCAGGCCGCGATGCTCGTGCGGCTCGTCGCCCTCGAGGCCGGGCTGATCGGCGGCATCGAGGCGCCCAGCGTCAGCCAGGTCCGGTCGATCTTCGAGACCAGCGACGGGCTCGGGCTGTCGCTCGACGAGCGGCTCGAGGAGACCACGGGCGGCGGCGAGGCCCTCGAGGTCGTCCGCGAGTACGCCGACCGCCTCCGCATCCACCGCTCGTCCGGGGGCCGCACGACCCTCGACGTCATCAAGCGCACCGTCGCCGACGTCGCCGACCAGCACGGTGCCGCCCCGCTGGTCGTCCTCGACTACCTCCAGAAGGTCCCCGTCGCCGACGCCCCCACCGAGGACGAGCGCATCACCCAGGTCGTCGAGGAGATCAAGGACCTCACCCTCGACCTCGACCTGCCCGCCCTCTGCGTCGTCGCCTCCGACAAGGAGGGCATCGGTGCCGGCAAGCGGATGCGGGTCGGCAACATCCGTGGGTCCTCGGCGCTGGCCTACGAGGCCGACACCGTGCTGATGCTCAACAACAAGTTCGACGTGGTGGCGCGCCACCACCTCGTCTACGACAGCGGCAACGTCGAGCGGTTCCGGCACTGGGCGGTGCTGACCGTCGAGAAGAATCGCAGCGGGCTGACCGGCGTCGACATGGAGTTCGCCAAGCGCTTCGAGCAGTCACGCTTCGAGACCCACGGGCAGCTGGTCCGCGAGAAGCTCGTCGACGAGCGGGTGTTCATCGAGTAG